The proteins below are encoded in one region of Pomacea canaliculata isolate SZHN2017 linkage group LG7, ASM307304v1, whole genome shotgun sequence:
- the LOC112568590 gene encoding arylsulfatase B-like produces MGIHDDGFEGLMNASVQLHKKMLLQTLKEYNYSTHMVGKWHLGFCRREMTPLGRGFDTFYGMYNGATDHYTHTTGSNGYDLTIWEGGTKVTSFLYSKTLLKGNRVYNGIAHATDWYPTLERVAGGNGTIEGIDGLNLWDSISKNRESPRQEFVYDLSDITNRSTMRYKNYKLTWNRPGAPDLSGWYYPPLGVEQPPTPKYSSKVYTLFDLATDPTATTDISNRSDVRSVFTYMKKKLYELRLNMPPSMLPTRVNAGKPENWGGAWTTGWC; encoded by the exons ATGGGTATTCATGACGACGGATTTGAGGGTCTTATGAACGCCTCCGTGCAGCTGCACAAGAAGATGTTGCTGCAGACTCTGAAGGAATACAATTACAGCACGCACATGGTGGGCAAGTGGCACCTGGGATTTTGCCGGAGGGAAATGACACCTCTTGGCAGAGGGTTCGACACCTTCTACGGCATGTACAACGGCGCCACAGaccattacacacacaccactggtTCGAACGGCTACGACCTGACAATCTGGGAAGGAGGAACCAAAGTCACAAGTTTCCTCTACAGCAAGACCCTGCTGAAGGGCAACAGAGTGTACAACGGCATTGCTCACGCTACTGACTG GTACCCGACTCTGGAACGAGTGGCCGGGGGTAACGGGACCATTGAGGGTATAGACGGCCTTAACCTTTGGGACAGCATCTCCAAAAACAGAGAGAGTCCACGGCAGGAGTTTGTCTACGACCTCAGCGACATCACAAATCGTTCTACAATGcgttacaaaaattacaagctGACGTGGAACAGGCCAGGAGCACCAGACCTCT CCGGCTGGTACTATCCTCCGCTTGGTGTAGAGCAGCCTCCGACCCCGAAATACTCCTCCAAGGTGTACACGCTGTTTGACCTCGCCACTGACCCCACGGCGACGACGGACATCAGCAATCGGTCAGACGTGAGGAGTGTCTTCACGTACATGAAGAAGAAACTGTATGAGCTCAGGCTCAACATGCCTCCCTCTATGCTGCCGACCAGAGTGAATGCTGGGAAACCAGAGAACTGGGGCGGAGCCTGGACAACCGGATGGTGCTGA
- the LOC112568292 gene encoding arylsulfatase J-like has product MIRPSLIAAIFAGVLFLENVASESTPQYDNIIIMLMDDFGYADHQGADPEMRTPNINLLRQEGVTFNQSYVLQVCAPTRSAILTARYPYTYGMQINQIKGSNLAWLNESLTLMPQYLEPYDYVNSHVGKWHLGHCNKTLTPLERGFHFDYGFYTNALGFFNHSGEGPFSYDFRNQTDLYYEQGTYAADLFRQYVRNFIANRDKSKPFFIYYAMQSVHCPCEAKQELVNTVCSHIKDLERRTRCAMVYSADEAVGDLRDVLISEGIYNSTTVLLMSDNGGPLEGAGTNWPLRGQKSSLWEGGTRSFTVLRSAKLRNTNTTFKGMIHAVDWLPTLMRGAGLVPPSTSLDGQDLWNQIVNNSNTGRTDFVYNMDDTTNRYCVRKYEYKYCEGVPGRKYNGWYPPASMVPSLKKEIFSGNLTWGDINFGKDLQQMNISKVLLFNIEQDPQEIYNLADLYPAKVDEMKKFLRQKKKLLFPFVVAEKATTDAFVRYNATFGYEGPGWC; this is encoded by the exons ATGATTCGTCCTTCACTAATCGCCGCCATCTTTGCTGGCGTCCTTTTCTTGGAGAATGTGGCCTCCGAGTCGACTCCGCAATAcgataacatcatcatcatgcttaTGGACGACTTCGGCTATGCTGACCATCAAGGAGCCGATCCCGAGATGCGAACTCCCAACATCAACCTCCTACGGCAAGAGGGCGTGACCTTCAATCAGTCTTACGTTTTGCAGGTCTGCGCTCCAACCCGCTCCGCTATACTGACGGCCAG ATATCCCTATACATACGGTATGCAAATCAACCAGATCAAAGGGTCGAACCTGGCCTGGCTGAACGAAAGCTTGACACTCATGCCCCAGTACCTAGAACCGTATGACTACGTCAACAGCCATGTGGGTAAGTGGCACCTGGGTCACTGCAATAAGACACTCACTCCCCTGGAGAGAGGGTTCCACTTCGACTACGGCTTCTACACTAACGCCCTGGGCTTCTTCAACCACTCGGGGGAGGGTCCGTTCTCCTACGACTTCCGCAACCAGACTGACCTGTACTACGAGCAGGGCACCTATGCCGCAGACCTTTTCAGACAGTATGTCCGCAATTTCATCGCGAACCGCGACAAGAGTAAGCCCTTTTTCATCTACTACGCCATGCAGAGCGTGCACTGCCCGTGCGAGGCCAAGCAGGAGTTGGTGAACACGGTGTGCTCACACATCAAGGACCTCGAGCGGCGCACGCGCTGTGCGATGGTCTACTCGGCCGACGAGGCTGTCGGAGATCTGCGAGACGTGCTTATATCAGAG GGAATTTACAACAGCACCACCGTACTGCTGATGTCTGACAACGGTGGACCTCTAGAAGGAGCCGGCACTAACTGGCCTCTTCGAGGTCAGAAATCTTCGCTATGGGAGGGAGGCACCAGGTCCTTCACCGTGTTGCGCAGCGCCAAACTGAGGAACACCAACACCACCTTCAAAGGCATGATCCATGCCGTAGACTGGCTCCCGACCTTGATGAGGGGCGCTGGCCTAGTCCCTCCCTCGACAAGCCTCGACGGTCAAGACTTATGGAATCAAATTgtgaacaacagcaacaccggCAGGACAGACTTTGTCTACAACATGGACGACACCACCAACCGCTACTGCGTTCGAAAATATGAGTATAAATATTGCGAAGGGGTTCCAGGACGGAAATACAACGGCTGGTATCCTCCTGCCTCCATGGTACCGAGTCTGAAAAAAGAGATCTTCTCCGGTAACTTGACGTGGGGGGACATTAACTTCGGCAAAGACTTGCAGCAGATGAACATTTCCAA AGTTTTACTCTTCAACATCGAACAAGACCCTCAGGAGATCTACAACCTTGCAGACCTCTACCCGGCCAAAGTGGACGAGATGAAGAAATTTCTTCGccaaaagaaaaagcttttgttCCCGTTCGTTGTAGCCGAGAAGGCAACAACCGATGCCTTTGTCAGGTACAACGCGACGTTTGGTTACGAGGGACCCGGATGGTGTTAA